The genomic segment CTCCCCTGTAATATTTACGATGAGCAAACTTTTCTGGATCAATATTTTATTGGGAAGGCTGCTGGGGTAATTCACACGTAGAGCATCTTTCCTCCATGTGAATGAAGTCTGGACTATTAGGACTAATTAACTTTTTGCCAGTTACCTTTAGCGAACTAATAAATCTTTAATGTTAGCTGGGAATTTAATAATGGAAATCCAGGCAGTGACCTCAAAACTTGAAGGAAAGGTTGGTGGAGGGAGGCAGATGGGGACAAAATGACAGACATGGTGGCAAAgcgaggaaagaaagaaaacccgacCAAGGCGGCTTTGGGAATGAGAGACCATTTCTGCCGGAATGAGAGATACGTGTGGCGGTGAAGGGTGGATAAATCCAGGTATTTATTGGccgcgcggccgctgcgggcggtcAGACGCGGTGCTGCCCTGGTCCGAGGGCCCTCGGGGACGCCGAGCCTCGGCCGCGCTCCCTCCGGCTGCAGCCGCTCTGCCGGCAGCGGGAACGTGCCAGCGCTTCCAGGTGAGCTGTTGAGCCCAGGGGCTGAGAGACACAATCAAAACTTTTGGCTCTTCCTCAGCTGCTAAACCACAAAATTTATGTCCAAACAGGAAAAGCAAGGCTCCCCCCGCCCCAGGTTTTCCCCCTCCACCCAGGGAGGTTTGGGAGTAGCCCAGGGCTCTTCCCAGCCCTCCAGCCTCTCCCGCTCCCCCAAGCAGATGCTTCTCCCTGCTAGTCAGGAGCCGAATGGCTGTCAGAGACCTGCATTATTTATCCACTCTGTAACATTTACTGGGATTTAGTGTTTAATAACTGTCACTCCAATATATCTTTTCTTAATCCCCTCAGATCTGTTGCTGTggcaattttaaatatttatcaatGCAGTTTGTGTGTTCACTGTTAAGGTTGCAATTTTCTTGTAATTAAAGATTTACAAGACACTGCTCAAGATTTAGAAAGAATTGGTAAAGATCAAAGCTGTTTGGTATTCGCACTAGAAATCACCAGCTTTCCTGAGGTTTCCTGCAGGACCCTGAGCTCCCGAGACGCGCGTGACGGTGCAAATCCCCCCTGCAGCGGCACCTTCCGCATCGCCTCTATTTGTGCCGTTGCTTCTCCCCGCTTTCACTGCCGGCCTCGCTGCTCTCGCTGCAAGGCGGCGCTTTgcagcggcgggagcggggcacgATGCGGCTCCGCTTTGCGCCGGGAGCTTTGAGGAAGGTCCCTGCCGGCCCCGGGGTGGCCCCAGCGGTTTCGGTATTCTCTGCTCCCGTTGCTGCCGAGCTGGGCTTGGGATCGTTGTTGCATATTGATATTCATTTCTCATCAGCACGAGCCCTGCCTGCATTTCCCTGCTCCCTTCTTTGCTTCCATTTAGCCACATGCAAATCTGAAATCGATTCCCCCTTCCCCCGCCTAATTAAGATTTAATACGGTTCCAGGACGACTCTGCAGCAATGAGGTTATTGCAGGTGCCCCATTGCTCACGCGCCCTGCCGGAAGCTGCCAGCGGACTCCGAGATGCAACGGCAGAAGCGGAATGTTTTGCCGGCAAGGCATTTCTGGAGATGTAATCTCGGCTCGTGCCTTCCTCCCGCTCTCCCTTGGGCTGCTCTGGGCCGTGGGCTTCGGCACACGCCTCGAGGACGGCGTTGCGGGCTCCGTGCTGGCCGCAGCGGCTCTTGGCAGCTGGTCCTGGGTTGTCGATGCCACCGGGCGCTCGCGTTGAGAAGCGGCTGTGCATCCCCAGGGAGCCCCGGGAGCCAGGCTTGCAAAAACCCTTCCGGGGCTCCAGCAGGGAGGGACGGAGGAGAGCAGAGGCGAGTCCAGACGAGCAGATAAGCAGCTGCCCAGGGCTCGCCCAGGGCTGAGGCTGCAGCAATTTGGAAGTTCACAAAGTGGCTAATTGCAAATCAGGCCCCTGGAAAGGTCGACATCTTCCCAGCCTCCAACAGCACAAAACTGACCTCATGCTGCCCTGCTGCTTGCAATCAGCCTGATTTCAGCCTAAATTGCCCACTTGAACGCAGCAGAAACCACTTAATTGGGCCAGGCCAGGAAGACCAGTTGTTCTAGTGGGAAGCAGGAGCTGTTTCAGCTCTGAAAGGCTGGGAAGAGGGAATAAATGACCCGTAATCATTTCTGCTCCTTGGATCCTGGCTCTGCTGCTTCCTACTTGCTTGGGTTCCTCCTGAAGGAGAAGGCCAAAGAGGTGTTTCTCTGGTGGCTCGAGGGTATGCTTGGACACGGCAAAGGGACCCCTGGGCTCCTGCTGCAGGTGCCCTATAAGTCACTGACCTGctctatgcctcagtttccctccccaTACGACAGCAGCGAAGGCACAGCGGGGTGAAGCGCTGCAGTGTTTGCAGGGAGAGGTGCTCGACACGGAGATTGATGGGTAGATTTTTCCTAAAGGTTTTTCGAACTGCACCTGCTTCATCATAATGGCATCATGCATATGGATAACGCCGCTGACATTTCCCAGGGAGGCCGCGGGTTTTAATTTAAATCATTCTGGAGGAAGTGctgaagagaggaggagaggccTGCTTTGATTCTTTAACAAACTAATAAATACGTGCCTGTCACATACTCCTCTGCGAGCCCGAAAGACTTTGGTTCAGGCAGGCAAGAGCCGAGGCGCCCGGGCAGTGCACGGGGCGATAACGGCAGGTCGGGGATGTCCCCAGTGGAGCACAGGGACAGGCATGGTGGGACAACTCTGCCCTCTCCCCATGCAGGGCCTGGCTTTTGCTTTGGCAGGTGGGTGCATCACTGCATCCTTCCCCATGCCCCCTGCCGCCGCAGCCTCTGCTGCCCATTTCGGTTGGaagctcctcaggacctttgctCAGCCCCCGCTTGGTGCAACGTGGTGGGACGTCTCCTCCCGgccccctgcccagcctcagcCCAGCCACCGCGGGACGCTCGGTGGTTGCAAGGGCTCTGCGCGAGAAGGACACAGTGATGGAGCCGTTCCAAAAACCAGTTTTATTAGACGCTTAAAATAGAGTCTGGCACACGATGTTCTCGGTTGGATTTGTCAAGAGAAGCTAAGTTGCATATGAGATCCACAATGCTGTTTAcactgagaaagagagaggaggaggaggagggaccaAGGGCAGAAGAAGCAGAAATGAGGACTTGACTACTGTTCTCAAAGTGAAGGTgatgaaaaaaggagaaatgaaaccTGACGAGCAGCTAAGGAAGAGGGGTTCATGGGAAAGACACCAGTGCCTGGGGGCAGGACCTGACGGGACAGGCTGGAGGAGGAGTAATCCCCAACCAAGCCTTTTCACCCCCAACTCAACCTCAAGTTGCAAGGAAGACACCTTATTTCTAATTTGGGTTTCTCTACCTTCATCTTCCAGCCCTGGGTCTTGTTACGGCTTTGCGTGGTAGATTAAAGAGCCCTCTAGTCTGGAGACATCCTGGGTCAATTCTCCCTTTCTGAAGTGTCTCCAGTGGTTATTTTGTGCCTCTGCCCTCGCTCTGCCCGTAACGGAGacgcaggctggagaggtgacaCCGCGCTGAGCAAGCCTCCGTCAGCTGGCAGCACTGCAGCACGGGGAAAGCGTGGGCAGGAGACGACCGTGGCTTTCCCTTGCGGAGGGGAAAGCGCGGTTCAACATCAGCTCCCGATCTCAAGCGTCAAGTACTTCTGGGGAGGGTTTGGAGGAAAGGGGCCCCCTAGACTGGCCCGCTTCCTCGTGCCCTCGCCCAAATCCCCGCGCCTGAGCCCTGACCTGGCCAAGCCCGGCAGTTCCGAGGTACCGGGCGACCTGGGAATATTTCCTGGTGCTTGAATCAAAACCGTCGAAGCGAGGACCCACCTGCCTCCGGAGCGACGCTGCCCTGGAACGGGCCAAGCAAACCCCGGGACCGCGTTCGACCCGTTGGCCAGCGCGAGCGGCTTCGCCGGACGGCAACGGGCAGTGCTTGGGGGGCGTCGGGGAGGAAGGCAGGCTTGTCCCCGAGACGGGGAGCAGCGGGGGGGTCCTTCCCTGAGCAAACAGCGCTGGAGGCTGCGAAGACGGATGCGCGGAGCGAAGACGCCTGGATCCCCCTTGGGTCCCCGCGAGGGCTTGCTTGGCTCGGCCGCTCGTGCCAGCTCCCCGGCCGGGGCTGAAACGCCTTCCCTGGACGTGGCCTCTGTGGGAGCGAAGCTCTCGGAGCAGACGGCCTGGGATCCCCCTGGAGCGGGGTGCCGGCGAGCTGTGGCCCGGGCTGCCTCCGAGCTGCTCCCGCTCCGCGGCCGTGGGGGCTCGGGCACGTGGCAAACCGGAGCCGGGCTGGGGCAGAGACGCCATTGCTGAAGTGTTTCGTCTAGCCCCGTGCCCGGGAAAAACTGGTCGGTGCTTTAACAATAAATAACAACAGCGATAAATAGCGTATGAGGTTCCTCCAGCGCTCCTTGCCGAGGCGCcgggcgtccgggggggcccgtTCCCGCGGCCGGAGCTGGCTGGGGGCTGCCGAAAGGGGCCGCGCACCCCGGGGGCGGCTCTGCCGGCctccgccgcgtccccccgcctCGCCCCCGTTTCGAAGGCGAGGAGATGAACGGCCTCTGTTTCTTAGGTTTTAATCCCTGCTTTGCCGGGGCCGCGGCCACGCCAGCAACGCTCAGAGATGCTTTTTCTCCAGACCCACAAAACCgcagcctgccgggggctcggtGCTTGCCTGGCTTGGGGCTGGCTGCATCTCTGCCGGGAGCGAGGACAAGATCTTTCCGCGCGTCGGAGGCGAAAGGCAGAGGAGAGCGTTGCCGCCCGGCCGGCCGGGACCGAGCCACGACCTCTCGGAGAGGGACGGCGTTAGACGATGGATGCGTTCGCGCTGGGGAAACGCCTCAGCACGTATTTCCCGTGGCTTCCAGCGCCGATTTAGCTGAACCGAAGGGCACGTATTTTGCGTGTAATTTCCCCCATCATAAAGAAGGCCAAGGAGAAAGGCTGTTTTAGGCCCTGAGTTTGCAAACATTTAACCCTGCGCACCTGAGCAGCTCcgctgcccgggctggggctcctcagccGGAAAGCCAGGGCGGCTTGTGGCCAATTCAGCGCCGTATTTAAGCACGCGCTTAACTTTCAGCATGTGCTTAAGGCCCCGCGAGATCCCACCGGGTCCCAAACACGTGCTGAAGGGTTTCGGCGGATGGCGACAGTGTCGAAcaggggctggggagagctgttcCCCTCTGGAATAGCCACGCGGCGAAGTGAGCCCTGGCGTCTGGGTTCCGGCATCCTTCACGTCGCCTCCGCTCAGGCAAAGAGCCCCAAAGCAGCCCGGCGCCCCGCTCCCGACTCACGGACCGGCGGCTCGCGCCTCTCCTGCCGCCCGCGTCACCTCTGCTGGACCCCGAAGGGCAAAGCCACGTGCACAAGGCGCACACGAGCCTGCCTGGAAGCAAAGGGCCACCAGGTCGCCCCTTCCTGACggcttctccccctccctctcccgtCACTTCTCCGTCACTGACCCCTCTGCTCatctgctctctccctttctctctttttccaagTGGTTACCAAAGCATCACCATTTAGTTCTTAAAAAGCAACCCAAAACCATGCAGGTTTTTCGAACAGCGTGACCCGGCTCCCCGAAGCCCCCATCCGCCGCTAACGAAGGCGCAACGGGGGGGGGGCCAGCGCTGCCCACTGCTACGGTTCACTTGCAATTTTAATTGCTTAGCAGAGAACGGGAAGCGAGGACGGCACAGGAGAAGAGCCGTCGCGCCCTGCACCCTCCCTTTCAtccgccgagccgagcggcgttGGGCGTCGGGCTGCGCACGGAGGGCGAagtgcagcggcggcggcggcgcgggcggcttTGTTCTCGCAGCCCCTCGCGCACCAaagcccccccctcgcccccccccgcctctgAAGCAAGGCTTTTCTACCATGGAGCCCTCCAGCTACAACACCAGCGTACAAAggagttgtcttctttttttctttttttttttttacaaaaacagaaaagcaagaatgtcctccccctctttttctcccctgttttctcccctcttttcttcctttttttttttgttcttttttgtaaCATTATCCACAAAAAGTTTACAAAATAGCCTTGAAATTACACTTGTGGGATATGGGATCCAACTGACTCTTCCTGGCAGAAGTCAGCCGGCTCTACAGAGATGCCGCTAGCCAATTAAGAGATGTGTCGTCaggatcatttttatttcttttgcccGAGTCGCCTCCTTCCCCTCCGCTTTCCTCTGGCCGATCGCGGGCGAGCAAACGACAGAGCGGCGGGAAGGGAGCTAGGGGTGGGTTTGGGGCTGATTATCTGTGATtgctcaaaaaggaaaaaaagacccaactcccccccccccaaacccagaaCATGTATCCCAAAGGGAAAggcctttttcctttatttccaaaACAGGGACCGTCCAGCAAGGAGCTGACGCAGCTGGGGCGTCGTATCAGTGCCGTGGGGAAAGGGGTGATCTGCTGATCATCCGTATGGCTGTTCGACGGCTCAGGGCATCGCTCCCGGTGCCCCTCCTGGGCACGAGCGCCGCTGACACCGGCCCCGCCGGCACCTCTGAGCCGCGTGCAGGTCCGGACGCTGCCGGAGACCCGGGCAAGGGCAGGGCTATGAAGGGGTTCCGCAAGCCCCAAGCCGGCTCTGCTCTTCCCATCTGCCGTGCTGCTTTGATAGTCAagtccttttttgtttgcttgaaatccctccttttttttttgtccgtttgttttgtttttggtaaaaaaagagtttttcccccccacccccaccctgaaCTGTCCCACGATTGGCCCTTCCAATGCGTCAGCACTCAAGAGTCCAGCGGGGTCGCTTGCACCTCCACGGTGAGGAGCTTCTCCCCGTGCTGCCCCCGACCCCAGTGCTGGATGAAGGGTGGGTAGATCACGCGCACCGAGGAAGCACCCgggctgcatggcctgcagcgcGGGAGCAGATCCGTGGTGCTCCTGGGCTCTGCCCCAAAGGAGCCGAAGCCGTAGTGACCTACGAGGCTGGCGGAGAGCAGCAAAGTGCAGAGGACCAGCATTGTCAGGATGCTCTGCCTGCCCTCCAGGAACCTGTAGCGGTAGCTGGCCTCTTTAGTCCTGGCGTTCACGCAAGCCACCTTGGTCTGCAAGTCTACAAAGGCCACGTGGAGGCAGGCCCAGTACTCAGTGTCCTGGTGGAGCCGGGTGATGTTGTACATGTGGGTCCCTGTAGGGATCCGGGCCACATTGGTCATGTCCAAGTTGGAGCTAAGCAAGAAGCTGGACCAGGTGAGGTTAGAGGAGATGGTGTTGAGATGCGGCTTCCAGGCAACCAGGATGTGGTAGGTCTGAACCTCCATCACCACCAGCTCCAGGCTGTCCTCACTGAGCGGGAAGGAGCTATTGACCATCACACTGATGCTCTTGGTGTCTGCGCCAAGGAGGTTGTGAGCCACGCAGGTGTACAGCCCAGCCTCCTGAGCGGAGATCCTGTGAATCTCCAGCGTCCCTTCGGGATGCACTTTGTACCGCCCATCTTCCACATAGGGGATCAGCTTAACACCTGAAGGGGTGACCCAGTAGATCTCCGGTTCCGGCTCCGCCAGAGCTCGGCAGTGCAAGGAGATATTCTCACCGTCTGCAACCTCAAGATGGGAGGGGAAGCTCTTGGCAGAGATGAGAGGCAGGCACCGGTCCGTCATCTCCCGGAAGGGGACATCTCGGATATGCCTCCTCTTTAGGTCTGGGGGCTCAGCGCACAGGGTAGACTGGGGTTCAATGAAGCGGATGTGGTTCTCAGTGCTGTTGACCCAGCGGATGATGCAGTCACAGCGGATGGGGTTGCTGTGGATGCTGATCTCCTGCAGGTTCGGCAGGGACTCGACCGTCTGCTTATGCAAGGCACTTAAGGCGTTGTTGTTGAGCATGAGGGTTTCCATTTGAGGAAGGTGGTGGAATGCGCTGGGGTGGATAAAGGACAGCTTGGGGTTGTTGGTCATGTCCAGTTTGGTCAGCTCAGGGAGGTTGATCAAGGCAAATTTGTCTATGGAAACCAACTCCTCCATGTTGTTAAGCCCCAGCTCTTTGAGGTGTAGCATGTTCATGAAGTCACTTTGCTTAACCCTCTGCAATGGGTTTTTATTCAAATCTAGAAACTTGAGGCCAGGAACTTGCTGCAACGCCCGCTTGGGGACATTCACAAGCTTGTTGTCATAGAAAGAAAGGctctccaggctctgcaggcctTCTAGCGCATAGTCCGAGATCTCCCTCAGGTTCATTCCAGCCAAGACCAAGCTCCGCAAGTTTGACAGGGGTCTGAAATTCATATCCAAGATAGCATCCACCTTGTTGCCTCCAATCATGAGGATCTCAAGGTTGGGGAGCATCTGGAACCAGCGGCTGTCAACCGTTCTCAGCAGATTGGAGTTGAGGTGGAGCCGGAGCAGGCTGCCAAGGCCGGAGAAGGCCCGGGGAGAGATCCTGCATAGCTGATTGTGGTTCAGATACAGCTCCTGGAGGTTGCCCAGGCCGGGAAAACTGTTGTCAGGCAGCTCGGCCAGCTGGTTCTCCTCCAGGTGCAGGCTGAGCAGCTGGGGCATGTTCTTCAGGCCAAAGTCCCAGACGTCAGAAAAACTGTTCTGCGACAGGTCCAGCTCTGACAGGTTTTTGAGATAGTCCAGCTCGCTCTGCTCAAGCCTGGCAATGTTGTTGCTTTGCAAGAGCAGGGTCTGCGTCCCCTCCGGCAAGTTTTCAGGCACCGCGGAGATGAACAAGTCATTGCAGTCCACCGTGGCAGCCTCCCGGTACACAGAGCGGGGAGTGTACCACGGCCTGATCTGGCAGACGCACTGCAGCGGGCATTTGACCTTCCAGGGCACAGTGGGGATGGCGGTGGCAGCTACCACACAGAGGAGAAGCAAGCTGATTTGGAAGCGTCTCATTTTCAACCGGAAAGACTGGCTTCCCTCCAGGCAGGAAACGTTCATGGGGCACATCGAGAACAGGGCACTGAGTGGCAGCAGGGTGGAAATGACGTCCACAGGAAAAGATCTCCCAGGCAAACCCTGTGCACCATGcagtccctgctcccagcagtgctATGGCCCCCGCTGACAGCTGCCCTGCCTGGCCCTCCCTGCTGAAGGAGTCATAATATGCCAGACAGAGGCTTGTTGCTCCTTTAATCAgaacttctcctttttttcctccccaaatgaTTCATTTTTGCACTTTGCTGCATTTTTCAGGTTGCTCTTCAAGGTCATTCCTGAAAGAGGCCAGACAACAAGCTGTGTTAGAGGAGACCTCGTGCACGTGGCAAACAAGCATGTTGGAGAGAATAAATGAGCACAGGGAGGGCTGCTGAGGCAATCAGAGCCCCGCACACGGGAGCTCCAGCGCCCTGCCTGGCCCTGTGGCAGACTCTAATGTGTCCATTTAATGTTTTATACTCATAGCATTAAATGTTCCCTCCCAGCCCAAGAGTTTTTTGGGTGTTATCCCAACCCTTGCTCCCTATAGCCATTGAGTGAGACAAGGAAGAAATGCCCCTGCAGGCAGACCACCTCCAAGATGCCTCTTGCAGGATTTTGGCACAGCTTTTTTGGCCACAGTGCTGGCCATGGCTCTGGTCCAACCGTGGAGCCGGAGGGCCTATTTGCTATTATTTGCTCCCCCATAGAGCGTGGGGCCAGGAGAGCTGGGGCAGCTCTGACAGCCCACCAGGGagagcaggctgctctgcagagagccACTAGCAGCTCCAGGGCCCTTGGGCCAGCCTCGCTCAACAGCTTGTCCCTGCTCTGCTGCGTCCTGTGCCAGGTGAGGAAGGGCCATGCTCCAGCACGGCTCCCCCAGGCTCTCAgaactcatgaagttcaagaaaagaaagtgcagagtcctgctccATGGGGCTCCATGCACCGggacaggctgggagctgacttgctggagagcagctctgcagagaaagacctgggggtccgcatgggcaagttgaccatgagccacccATGTgcccaagaaggccaatggtatcctgggttgcattgccagtaggtccagggaggtgatccttcccctccagccagccctggtgaggccacacctggagtgccaTGTCCAGGTTATACTGGCTTATActggctccccagtataagagagacccagagctactggaacaagtccagcgaagggctaccagaATGATTAAggtactggagcatctctcatgcgaggaaaggctgagagagctgggactgtgtagcctggagtaaagaagacagagggatcttatcaacgtgtataaaCACACAACCAACTGCTCTGCGACTGCgctgcaacacagggatcacgAGCACAGGGACAGTGGGCTAAGAGCTACCATGCCAGCCAGACCCCAGCCCCTTGCTGGCAGGCAGGAGGGAGAACAGATAGCCCCTGGcatgagctttttttccccaggatctGCATTTACTGCCCCTGCATTTGTAACAGCTTCCCAAGCTTCATGCAGCTCCACACTGGAGCAGATGCAGCCCAGCCCACACGCTCCTCCCCTGCACACGAGCACCTCACGGGGTTAGTAAATCCAGGTGAAGGTTTTACAGTCTTCAGTTCCCGTTTGCTTTAGACAGGGAATAGATTATCTGCAGCCCCACACAGATCAATCTCATCCTTTTTAGCGTGAGCACTAGTCAAGCAGTAACAGAAACTAAAGCTCGTTTTCCTTTGAATTTGCCCCTTGCAATCAGCCAGGCTAGCTgtacttttcctctctctccaaacaCAGATTCCCATTTTCTGATAAGGCTTCTGATTATTGCAGCCACCACCAGGTTTTTCCTGTGCTAAGGGCTACTATGATCACAGCCGCTATCAGAAGGATCTGAAAACCCCCATACACCTGCCCCCGAGCAAACTTAGACCTCAAGGTTTAAAATAGCAGACACTGAGGAAGCAGGTGGCCCAGAAAGCTGAtggcaaacagaaaaacaagcttttaagaaaaaagcagaagggtGCACACAGAGCCcccagcacagcagggctgcagcacccagagcagcacaaggACTCGGTAAAGCTGAAACGTCTCCAGACCTCACAAATCAGAGACTGGTCTGTGATTCCTCCCCTCTGCCTTCCTCTTTAGCTTCTCCATTAGGTTAAATTCGCTAACTCTAGAGGATGAGCTTTCCCACAGTCAGCCCTGGCTACCTGCTGCCCCCCTGTCCCACCCAAAGCAGCGCAGGGAGCCCAGCTGGTCTGCAGCGAGCACTCACAGCTAGGCTCCTTGAGCACAGAAAATCTCATCCTGCCAAGCTTCTCCCACAGCCCAGGTCCCCCTGGCCCCTGCCTTCTTTGAGGATCTCTAAGCAGCTCTCAtctcagcaaagcagcagcaggaggagagagacAGAAGATGGAGAGAAACCCTCCAGAGAGCAGCCTCACAGACCTCTGCCCCCACATCCCTGCAAGGCAAAGCCAGGCAGCCTTAGCCCTGCAGCTGCTTTTAAAGCTAAGGGCAAGCAACTGCCTGGGAGCAATAAACCTTAATTGGGCTCATCAGTGGCTCCTGGGTGAAGGCAGAAATCCCAATTAACCCTCTCTCTGCTGGGTGCAGGCTTGGCTTGGTCCCTTGCTGGAGAAGATGGGTTTGAGGTTGGTCGCTGCTGCTTTCCCAGGCGCACAGAGCCACAGCGGGAGCGCGAGAGCCCCGGGCTCGGGCTGGGCAGCAGCCACGGCGAGGGAGCAGAGCCACGCTGTCCCTCCACGTCCCTCTGGTCAGAGGATGCTGGAGCCAACCTCCAAGCTGCCTTTGATTTTTGATTTGCTACAGCTCTTCTGACCTGTGCTGATACAACTCGAACTCAGCCCCAAAGCTTTCCTCCACCTTAAAAGACTCTCCCGCAGCAGGAAAAACATCACAAAGCAGCCGGAGTGGGAAAAGAAAGTTTGTCTACAAGCTGCTGTATTTTATCACTCCCCTGTTCTC from the Apteryx mantelli isolate bAptMan1 chromosome 25, bAptMan1.hap1, whole genome shotgun sequence genome contains:
- the LRRN2 gene encoding leucine-rich repeat neuronal protein 2, translating into MCPMNVSCLEGSQSFRLKMRRFQISLLLLCVVAATAIPTVPWKVKCPLQCVCQIRPWYTPRSVYREAATVDCNDLFISAVPENLPEGTQTLLLQSNNIARLEQSELDYLKNLSELDLSQNSFSDVWDFGLKNMPQLLSLHLEENQLAELPDNSFPGLGNLQELYLNHNQLCRISPRAFSGLGSLLRLHLNSNLLRTVDSRWFQMLPNLEILMIGGNKVDAILDMNFRPLSNLRSLVLAGMNLREISDYALEGLQSLESLSFYDNKLVNVPKRALQQVPGLKFLDLNKNPLQRVKQSDFMNMLHLKELGLNNMEELVSIDKFALINLPELTKLDMTNNPKLSFIHPSAFHHLPQMETLMLNNNALSALHKQTVESLPNLQEISIHSNPIRCDCIIRWVNSTENHIRFIEPQSTLCAEPPDLKRRHIRDVPFREMTDRCLPLISAKSFPSHLEVADGENISLHCRALAEPEPEIYWVTPSGVKLIPYVEDGRYKVHPEGTLEIHRISAQEAGLYTCVAHNLLGADTKSISVMVNSSFPLSEDSLELVVMEVQTYHILVAWKPHLNTISSNLTWSSFLLSSNLDMTNVARIPTGTHMYNITRLHQDTEYWACLHVAFVDLQTKVACVNARTKEASYRYRFLEGRQSILTMLVLCTLLLSASLVGHYGFGSFGAEPRSTTDLLPRCRPCSPGASSVRVIYPPFIQHWGRGQHGEKLLTVEVQATPLDS